Part of the Paroedura picta isolate Pp20150507F chromosome 3, Ppicta_v3.0, whole genome shotgun sequence genome is shown below.
gagaaaaggaggttgagggacacgatagccctctttaagtatttgaaaggttgtcacttggcggagggcaggatgctgtttctgttggctgcagaggagaggacacacagtaatgggtttaaacttcaagtacaacgatataggctagatatcaggaaaaaaattttcacagtcagagtagttcagcagtggaataggcttcctaaggaggtggtgagctccccctcactggcagtcttcaagcaaaggttggatacacgcttttcttggatactttaggatgcttagggctgatcctgagttgagcagggggttggcctgtatagccccttccatctctatgattctatggttccctatgagctggcaatgccggttgggctgcccccaatcattctccttccttacactccctatattgatcgtctccttccccttgtggctttagtttaaagctctcctgatgaatctccccaggttcctgccaaacacattcttccccagtttcgataagtgcagtccatcaggtgctagtaggccttcctcaagaaagcttatcccatggtcccagaaaccaaatctctcctgccggcaccaactacgcagccagtaattcacctccattatcttcctctcccgacgcattcctcttcccttgacaggcaagattgaagagaataccacttgtgcccccatttgcttgagcttcctccccagatcttgatagtcttttttaataggagcgatggtattcagggacatgtcattcgttcccacatggaccatcacaaatgggtagcgatccgtagatttgaggagtttgggcagccgttctgaaacatctttaattttcgcccctggcaagcaacacctctcgggttagggggtcgggcccagccacatggcgatccattcctcttagcagggagtctccaattaccagtactctcttttttttttcttctcaactccatttccttctgtccccgtggcctcttccgcttgtcttaaactttgttttgggacctcttccctcattgaccctcctctgcaagggcctgaaatctattttggagctgcaaaggccccgagaactgtctcgctctttgccgttgagtctttttccgaactgtctgcagaggctccctagtgaggtcaatctccttatcctcttcaggactggttgtatcctctattctgagttgcagggctctggtctatgaactcctccccttttttttgagacaccttcaggtagagaaaagcggcacataagaaccaactcttcttcttcttcagcaatgtcagggctctctcagcctcccctccctcacagggtgtctgttatggggagaggaaagggaaggcgactggaagccactttgagactccttcaggtagagaaaagcagcatataagaaccaactcttcttcttcttcagtaatatcatggctctttcagcctcccctccctcacagagtgtctgttgtggggagaggaaagggaaggcaactggaagccactttgagactccttcgggtagagaaaagcagcatataagaaccaactcttcttcttcttcagtaatatcatggctctctcagcctcccctccctcacagggtgtctgttgtggggagaggaaagtgaaggctactggaagcagctttgagacaccttcatacaaatacaagagaatattttcaaataaaaaatCAGTTGGTTATTGTAACACTCACCTTTTCCAGCTTTCAtttctaaaacaacaacaacaagtctgtTTTGTAACCCTCTTCATTTTGTGGAGTTAAAATAATGGCCACAGACCATTGTCCCACAAGTATCTGCGTTCCCCCTTCCCCTGTATCTGCAATCCAAGAATAAAACTACATGACTTTTCCAGATTTTAATCAAGTCCCTTGTTCATTCCATGTTTGAGGAgttgcttccccccttcccaggtTTTAGAGCAAGATGCAACCAGTTTTGTAGGAAATATGTTCATGAGGACTTGCCAAGTGAGGAACCCCACGCCATGAATTAAACACAGTGACGTATGCCCTGCTTCATGAAGCACCTTTCTTTGAACCCTGTCCATGTTTTTATCTCTTGGAAGAGTCTGTCCCCGGGGCACAGGGTAGGCACCACCTGCCGATGCCCATAGACAGTGTAGTTGGCCTTCAGCCGGGAGCCCCTCGCTGCACATTGCAGGAAGTTGTCCTTCACAAGCTCCAGGGCAAAGCCGTCTGGCAGGACCTCCATGTAGTCCCCGATGAAGCTGACACCGTAGCCTTTGCTATTGTGCCCCAGGGTGTGAGCTCCTACCCACTGCCAGCCCCGGCCTTGGTAGATGTACCCATCACCTCCAACGACAAAGCTGTGCGGGAACACAAGACAAGCATCAGGGCAAAAATGGTGACAACGGGCAGGGCAGCCCTAATGAGGACAGAAAGGAGGGATACACATTTTGTATATAAGTAATATTTGGAGGTCTCTCCATGTATACAGGAAAATATGGCTTTGTAAGTTAACCAAGACTTCTTTCCAACAAGTGGGAATAATTcgcaaaaaagttttaaaatgataaCTGCTCTTTCTAGATTTGCCAGTAGCTTTGGACTGTGCCACCTATTTGGCCCTAGACCGAGGGATTAAACGGTGTGCTTTGGATGGGTCTAAATCGTTCCTCATGGGCAGGACTCGGGTTTGCTGATGTCTCGAAACAGCTGCCCTGGGCTGCCAAGATGTTGCTGCAGTCAATTCAAGGGGCTGGTTGGGACTTTTAAAGCCACACAAACAGGGTGGGACCCACATGCCAGAAGGTCTGGGGGTTCCTTCCCTAGGTCCCTGTGGGGCAACCGTGGTTGTCAGCAAGGgtgtacaaaaaaaagaaaacacccaaTAATGGCATTTTGCAGTGATTCTCCCTTCCCCTCGAAAAATTCTTCCTTTGGGCCTCCACCACCACTCAAGGATTTTGCTTCTCCAAACTCCCTTTCGATCTGCCTTGAACCACCTAGAAGAAGACTAAGCATTGCCTGCAGAGGCATTGTGGGAGAGGTGATCAATGGTGGGCGTATGAATAGCCGCATGGAGGCACCTTTGGGAAATGGGGAGAAGGGGCATGTTGCCTAGTGGCAACTTGGGGAGGCCAGGGATGTCTTCTGGCCTCCTGCAACTCCATGCAAAGGAACAGGGAAGTGCTTGCTAGTTCATTCCTTGACAGGTTTCCAGTCTGACTCTGGTCTAGGTCTCCATGGTAAGCCCCTGTCACAGAGATGCTACTAAACAGGACTGGATGCTCCTCTAAAGATAAACAGTCTCTCACCCTAGATACCAGGGAGCAAGGTATCTAGTTTCCCCCTAATATGCACATTTTCTTTCTGGAGGGATTTTTGGCTGACCTGAAGAGTGCTCAGTGGTCCAGATTAAGTGGTAAACCAGACAGGCTCTCTCCTTTATGGAGAATTGGGCagtgttgttatttttttcctctgaCCAATGCATGATGTTGCAAAAGATATCCAGCCACCTCCCACCTGTTTCCCTGGTCTGTGGATCTCACTTTGGGGCATGCTTTCCTAGTTCATGGCTTGCTGCATGAGGGCTCCACTCACCTGTAGCCAATGTCATCCCAGCCACGAACAACCTGGTGGAAGTGCTGCATAGAGCGCATGTCAGCAGCGCACTCCGGGAAGGTCCGGCATGGCTTTCTCGGTCTGTGGGTGTGGTGGATGTACACGAAGCTCAAGGGCAGCTGGAGCTGGGTGGGTGTTCCCCTGTAGGGCTGGGCCTCCCACATACACCGTGGAATGATCGCAGGGCACTCTGCAAGGGGAGACACACAAGCACAGTGGGGAACAATGCGGTGGGCTACCTTGGCAAATAAATACATGACTGCCCATGGAAAGATTCCCAGTGATGCAACGGCACCGCAATCCCCCTTCTTCAAGTGCCACATACCTACATACTGTGCTGTGAATTCTTCTACTGCCTGGACTACAAGGGAAGCCACATCCTTGTGCCCGGTGCCATTGAGAAGGGGATGGCTGCTGTGCAGGTGCCGGAGCAGGCAGAGGGAGCTCTCCAGCTGTTCTCGGAGTTTTCCCTCGCTCACCAGGTCAGCAAAGTTTCTTCGCCGGAAGTTGCTTCGGGTCCGATTGTCTCCTGCCAGGCCCTCTCCAGCATAGTATTCATTAAGTAGGTTGCTGATGCTGGATGGTGAGCTAGCATTCTTTGCCAGGTAAGTGCCCAAAATCACCCCATCCATTGCGCCATTGATAACAGCATcagacagaggggagggagggcttaGCAGTGTGAACGTATGAGGTGCTGAGATGTTATCCCAGCAGCCATTTGGACCCAACAGTACACTAGCCTGCCCAGCATGATAGAGGGAGAAGGCCACAGCAAGGTCTGTGGCAAGCGGGGCGAGGAGGGAGTCCATCTTTGGGCAGAGCTCTGCTTGAGTGTTGTTCACAGGGTCCTTGAGCCAAGGGGGGGCAGGCACagccccctcctgcctcctcttGAGTCCTCCTGCTATCCCCCCAAGCAGAGGGCTCAGTGCTACTGTGGTCCCATCAGGAGTTAACACTGCCCCATATTCCACCCAGGAGCCATTGCTTTTGTGATTCTGCAAATGTCTGAGGAAggatctctgcttctcactcagGTAAGGCAGATTTAAGGATGCAGGAGTCGCTGGCAAAGGGGAGAGCTGGCAAAACTCGCTCTTGCAGCCAATTTCTCGGAAGAGCTCTATCACAGGCAAATCTGGGGTCCCTTCAAGATGGGATTCCATGTCTTCCAGAACTCCAATCACAGAGTCCATTCGGAGTGGGAATTTGTCTGAAAAAAGAAGGGTGTAAAGAGCAGAGTAAGAGCTGGCAAGCATCCTGTGGGCTATTATGCACCggtgttttcctttgtttttaccACACTTGTCCACTCAGTTCAATTTCTGAttgctgtttccccaggttttcttagagtgcttttgtgctgataTTCCAAGTCAAGGGTAATTCAAAAGTATACAGTTTCCCTAGGATTCACACTCattcatttagaatcatagaataatagagttggaagggacctcaagggtcatctagtccaacctcctgcactatgcaggacactcacctcccaatcgctcatctactgtaacctgccacccctttgccttcacagaatcagcctctccatcagatagctatctagcctctgtttaaaaatttccaaagatggaggacccaccacctcccgaggaagcctgttccactgagaaaccgctctaactgtcaggaactttttccggaggtttagacggaatttcttttgaattaatttcatcccattcatcctggcctgtccctctcgggcaagagagaacaattctgctcgatcctccatatggcagccttttaaatacttgaagatggttatcagatactctctcagtcatctcctctcctggctaaacagaccaagctccccaatctttcttcatatgtcttggtctccaaacccctccaaaATTTGCCACCTCTCAGTTATTCCCTTCCCACATCAAGATTCTTACCTGTCCCACTCTGCACTTTCCATCATCCTCCCACCTTCATCAGTCTACAAGCTTCATTTCCCtctcattttaaattttttcatttttttttacaagtgtcATGGGTCCATCAATATGAAACTATCACTAGTCTTGGACAGCTGAATAACTAAATTTAAAACACCAGGGAGGGTGGAGTTTTAAAGGCACTGTACaaggtacccagcttgctggggggtaaaacagtaatgattggggaagggaatggcaaaccaccccgtattgagtctgccaagtaaacactagagggcgtcaccccaagggtcagacatgactcgatgcttgcacaggggatacctttatctttttcaaGGTTTAGTTCCCTAATGGTATTGACTTAAAAGGGAGAGGCAAATGCCAGCATCCCCAGTGCAAAGAAACCCAAAATAATTTCAGTGCTGcatgtaaagaaaagaaagagaaggaaattgtCAGCACAGGATGAAATTAGcatgagatggagaaagagaaactGGGATGGGAAGACTAaagctttaaaaacatttccttttttatGCTTTGGTGAACAAATGggaaggggttggggggagaatGATTTTGGCAGTCTCTGAAAGCCTAATATTAAAATGGCGGCTGAGCCCCATGGACTTTCTGGAAAGTTGGCTGTAGGAATCACTTAGGATCAATCCATTTGGAGAAAGAGTGCAATCAGGACAggacagacttttaaaaactgccaaaatCACAACTAGTGTTCAgaatcaaattagagaatcacaaagagaaatcCATGCAAATTTGCTAGGAAAGGCAGGGACTCAGCATCACTATGCAACTATGCCAGGGCACCAGCAAAAACACCAAacccctttttctccccagtttagtgagagcttctgccagaggactcctcccccatacaaattgcagccctgcaCAATGCCTGGTGGAGTGACAGCTGACTTTGCATAGGTGAATGCACTCACACCGAGACACTCACACACATTTCCTGCAATCACAGCTTGCAGTGCCAGTGTCAGTGGGGTCCACCAAACATACTGTACACTCAACCCCGTATTATGAAACTGTGTGTGACTCTTGGCCATTTTCATAGTGGCTAAGCTGAGAAACTCCCTGTGCTCTCCAGTATAGAAAACAGGGCTCCATAGCAAAAGTCTTATCAATTATAACATTGGGTTCCTCCTCCCTTTTTGTTACTTTTCATTCAGTCTATTAACTAATGCAAAAATGCATATGCAGAAtctgaaccatgaggatttacATAGAAGTGCTTGTTGGACACTACTGCACAGCCACCACAGGGCAATAGTGtaattaaaagaaagaaacaaaaacattGGGCACCATCCCCCACATGTCACAAATGACATTCCACACCAGCTTAGAAAAGTGCATTATTAAATTATAGCTGCAGGACAAATATGCTGGAGGAAAAGGAATGGTGCataaggtgggcacagaatccagAGTCAAAATTAAAGGCTCGCTGCTCTGAAAATTTGCAGTAAGAAGTCCATGCTTCATGGGCCAAAGTTCATCCAGAGTGTATCCACCTGTCACAAGCTGTTTACCCAATACACTTTTGAGGTTTAGAACACATTGTGCTATCTTACATGGTCAGGAGGCTGATTCTAATATCAGTTATGgtacatatatatttttctctTGTGAAACTTTAACTTGAAACATCATAAATTCCTGAGGAAATGCACCTCAGAAGGACAAGTCTCTGCTTTAGTTTTGGTTCatttcttgaaaaaagaaaaggggaatagTAAGGCCTTGAAAGTGTATATTACAGTGCCATTTTCAGAATGAGTATTttaagaagagtctcaaagtggcttataatcaccttccttttctctccccacaacagactccctgtgaggactgagaactgctctgtgaaacaaCTCTTAAAGGACTATGACTGCCCAAGGCAATGCAGCTGAGAGCACGTGAaacagaagtggggaatcaaatccagctctccagattagaagttgccacttttaaccactacttcaaactggctctcttaacacTGGTTTCCCTGTTTTGCTTCTCCTTGGATACCAGTCAATATGTAAAATTTCAGCTGACAAACCTAAAAATATAAAGGAAACAGTGGAAAGCTTTTTTCAAAGCAGTAAGTTATATTTCCAGTTTTAGAAAtagtgcacatttaaaaaaaaatgttccctcCCCTCCATATCTATTTATGGCCCAGAGGACAGTAATCCACGCACAAATTAAGGCACCCGGATTCAAACTTCTGTGTTACCCATGATGTGAATGGGAGGAAGCAGGTCACAAACTGGGTTGACCTTTAACAACTTTAGGCTTCATCCTGCCCAGCTGCAGGCTGAGATGCAGTGGGGAAGAATTAAACAGTGAGGACGTCATAAAGCATTTCTCCCAAACTCCACACATACAAATAAGggatctttcccatcccttctttCTTTTCAGTCTGAATATGGCCCAGAGAGCAATAGCAGCACAGGGACAGGGTTCCTGATCTTCAAAACCTTCAgtcaagagagaaaaagaagagcacaGCTCTCTTCAGACCTCACAAGGCACCTGCCCTACAAAACCCCATGGTGACTGGGAATGGTTTCAGAGAGCACTGGTGCTGAGTTCTGCAGCTTCACCAGAGCATGAGGTCTATGATTTCAAACACACCACACTCGTTGTTATCCCTGCCAAAACTCAGTCACCAAGATGCCACCTTTCTGGGCTTCGGAGAGAGTCAGTTGCTTCTTACCTGCATTGTTTTCTGTCTGCCACGAGGCACAGAGAAGCACAGGCACAAATCCAAGCCACGCCAGAGACATCTTGGCCTCAGGATGAAGAGCAGCCTGTGGTTGTCACACTCTGGAGCCTGCTGGCAGCTGCATAAGAGAAAAATCAAGGTCAGCAGCGGGGCGGCTAACCTGCAGCTTGGGAGCCAAAGGGGAGGGCCAGCCTAATCCAAGCATCCCTGCATCCCATTAAATATTGTCTCCAATTTTAGAAGCCTTCTGCTGTCCTCTCAGAGGGTCAACATGTATAAAAAGGGAATGGCCCTTCCTCAGCTGCAAAGGTTCCACACACGTTTGAGACAGAGCATCCTGAAAGCAGCTCCAATGAGAAACCGGAACATTGGATAGAGAGGAATCAAGTTTACTTGCTCATATTTACATAAACATATATAATACTCTCTGATCTGGCCTCTTGCCAGATCAGGGCCACAATAGCTTAGCCAGTTACAGAGCAGGACAGTTTTTACATGCTGCTCTTAAAAATGGAGATCGCCCACCCAGTCAGATTTGGGTTCAACAAAGCCATTTGACTGCAAGGGAGGCATTGTGACAATGTGACTTACAAAGGGAGTAGGTGGTCCCACCTGGGACAAAGGCTTTGATTACTCAGAGGTTCCTTGGTAGGATCATCAATTCCTGAACTGCATGCAGGCATCTCTGCTGAGCATATGACCAGGACCTTGCAGTGTACAACAACCGACCTTTCAGTGTAGGCCTGAACCAAATAACTTGTGGATTGCATTTCCAACACATAAGCATGCCACTTTTACCCTGTACCTTAGGCAACTTTTCAGGAACTTGCAGATGGTGAGTCaccacataagaacataagagaaaccctgttggatcaagccaatggcccatccagtccaacacagtaGCCAAAGCCCAGGTCCCCTCAAAAGGTCCACCAGGAGGGCCagcattccagaagccctcctactgttgcccTCCAAaggaccaagaatacagagcatcactgcctcagacttAAAAATacaagagaagccatggtggaccaggccagtggcccatatAGTCCAACAATCTTtgctacacagtggccaaaacccactAGCCatcagggccagaattccagaagccctcccactgtggcctcccAAGCACCCAGAAGACTGAAGTCCCagaggggctgaaagaggcagtggtatgccctttGCTGAAAGaaccatctctggatccacaGGAGCCCGACAACTACCGACCCGTCTCACATCTAGAGTTTCTGGGGGAAATGTTGGAAGGGCTGTGGCAGACCAAATGTCAGCATTCCTAGACAAAGCTCCGGTCCATGACCCATCCCAGCCTTTGACACAGTTggccatgagcttctagctcgctgccCCACCAATGCTGGGGTATGAAGGATACCCCTCCAatgactgatctcctttctctgtggTCGCAGAGAGAGAGTAACAGTAGGAGAGAGACAATCAAGCCATCTCCCACAGGGAGCGCTGCTCTccccaatcttatttaacatcttcatgcgccctcttgttcagctggtagaatcatagaaaagtagaatcatagagttggaaggggccatacagtccatctagtccaaccccctgctcaacgcaggatcagcccaaagcatcctaaagcatccaagaaaagtacccttaagcttaatccggaaactatagctggtccagaatgtagcggccaggatcctcacaggagcATTGTGGATGTCCCTCTATAGCTAGCCTGctctccaacatctgcactggctaccagttgcattctggatcaggcttaaggtcttggtaatcacctttaaggccatacacggtctgggctcagtgtacctgaaagGCCTTCTCACtgtctatacccctcaaagagctctatgctgtGCCATTTCCAACAGGAtgggaatccctggccccaaagaagccccagAGCTAgagttttctctgtcctggcccccacctgtggaatgagctccctgaacagatcagggccctgcccaagctactgcagttcctcagggcctgcaaaatggagctcttctgccaggcatttggttgaggtcaccTGAAgcagcaacatctactgggcccccagacacccctccccatgaactgaatcCCAAAGGGACCAACCTACAGTCCTATAGTTGACAGATTAATGTTCTCATTATTAGCATTGGAACTGTTATGGAAATGTTACTGGGATTATTACCACTAGTtctaaaggtcaaggtatcccccgtgcaagcaccaagtcatgtctgacccttggggtgaggccctccagcattttcatggcagactcaatacgaggtggtttgccagtgccttccccagtcattaccgttcaccccccagcaagctgggtactcattttgccgacctcggaaggatggaaggctgagtcaaccttgagccggctgctgggatcgaactcccagcctcaatggcagacagcctcagacagcatttctgccacttaccactctgcgccacaagaggctctctagaaACCACTTATTATTGTGTTCTACTTGATGTTATTGAATAACACTTTACGCATCcctatgttctgtgtaaactgccctgagctgcaagggagggcagtatctaCATCTAAGAGAATGAATACATggatatatgaatgaatgaatacatgaaagaagccatgttgggtcaggccaatggccccttcaGCCCAACACTCAGCAGcatcatgcagtggccaaaaatGAGTGGCTATCAGGCaatccaccagcggggccagaactccataacactgttgccccccaaacac
Proteins encoded:
- the PGLYRP2 gene encoding N-acetylmuramoyl-L-alanine amidase — encoded protein: MSLAWLGFVPVLLCASWQTENNADKFPLRMDSVIGVLEDMESHLEGTPDLPVIELFREIGCKSEFCQLSPLPATPASLNLPYLSEKQRSFLRHLQNHKSNGSWVEYGAVLTPDGTTVALSPLLGGIAGGLKRRQEGAVPAPPWLKDPVNNTQAELCPKMDSLLAPLATDLAVAFSLYHAGQASVLLGPNGCWDNISAPHTFTLLSPPSPLSDAVINGAMDGVILGTYLAKNASSPSSISNLLNEYYAGEGLAGDNRTRSNFRRRNFADLVSEGKLREQLESSLCLLRHLHSSHPLLNGTGHKDVASLVVQAVEEFTAQYVECPAIIPRCMWEAQPYRGTPTQLQLPLSFVYIHHTHRPRKPCRTFPECAADMRSMQHFHQVVRGWDDIGYSFVVGGDGYIYQGRGWQWVGAHTLGHNSKGYGVSFIGDYMEVLPDGFALELVKDNFLQCAARGSRLKANYTVYGHRQVVPTLCPGDRLFQEIKTWTGFKERCFMKQGIRHCV